CAACATGGTAATTCATGAAACCCGTCGCGATAAGGAGTGGACTAACCATGAAAATGAAGATCTGAGGCCTGAGATTCAACCACAAAGAGGCTTGCCTGTAAGAAATTATGGgaaaatgactaattacattcagaacCAGAATTCGTATAACCAATTAAAAGAAGATCTGAGAGTCAATCTTTTGGCAGAGTATGGAAGAGCGGGTGGGCGTAATTATTAAGttatcttatcttatcttatcctatactaatataaagaaaagtgaCATTTTTGGTAAGAGACCCCCTA
This portion of the Papaver somniferum cultivar HN1 chromosome 11, ASM357369v1, whole genome shotgun sequence genome encodes:
- the LOC113324356 gene encoding uncharacterized protein LOC113324356; protein product: MALRKDVKRAFGILKRKFTIICWEYRGLSPREMHKTMLTCIILHNMVIHETRRDKEWTNHENEDLRPEIQPQRGLPVRNYGKMTNYIQNQNSYNQLKEDLRVNLLAEYGRAGGRNY